The sequence CCGAAGGAGGTGCGGGCCGACCGGTTGCAGGCGCAGCAGGCGGCGAAGGCTCAGGCCGGGGGCGAGGGAGGATCCTAGATGGATTTCGAGTTCAGCCAGGACCAGGTGATGCTGCGCGACCTGGCGCGCGAGTTCCTCCGCGAGCGCTGCACCAGCGCGCATGTCCGGGCGATGATGGACGACCCGGCCGGCTACGACCGAGCGATGTACCGGCAATTGGGCGAGATGTCCCTGCTGGGGCTGGCCATCCCTGAGCGCTTCGGCGGCAGCGGGCTGGGGATGGTCGAGCAGGCGATCGTGCTGGAGGAGATGGGCCGGGTGGCGTACCCCGGTCCCTTCGTCCCCAGCGTCGTGCTGGCCGCGACCGCGATCCAGGCATCGGGCGATGAGGCGGCGATGGCGCGCTATCTCCCCGGGCTGGCCTCCGGCGAGTTGACCATGTCGTTCGCCCTGCTCGAAGACGAGATCGGCTGGGGGCCGGAGGTGGTCGCGATGCGCGCGGTGCCCGACGGCGACGGCTTCGTCCTCTCCGGTGAGAAGCGGTTCGTCCCCTTCGGACAGGCGGTCGACATCGTGGTGGTGGTTGCCCGCACGGGCGACGCGCCGGGCGAGGTCTCCCTGTTCGCCGTGCCGCGCGATGCCGAAGGGCTGACGGTCCAGCCGTACAAGATGTTCGACTTGAACGCGAAGGAGTGCGCGCTCCGCTTCGACAACGTGCGGGTGCCGAGCGACGCGCTCATCGGGACCCTCAACGGCGGGGCGGGGCCGCTCAACGCGGTGGTCCAGCGAGCGGCCGTCGCCGCGTGTGCCGAGATGCTTGGCTGTGCCCGGACCTCGCTCGAGATGTCGGTGGAGTACGCCAAGGTCCGTAAGCAGTTCGGCCAGCCGATCGGGAGCTTCCAGGCGATTAAGCACAAGTGCGCGGAGATGCTGGAGGCGACGGAGAACGCGCACTCGGCCACCTATTACGCCGCCTGGGCACTCGACGCCAACGCGCCCGACGCCCGGCTGGCGGTGTCGGTCGCCAAGTCGTTCGTGAACGAGGCGGCGCGCAAGGTGTGTGGGGACGCGATTCAGGTGCACGGCGGCATCGGCTTCACCTGGGAGTACGACCTGCACTTCTACTTCAAGCGGGCCAAGTACCTGGAGCCTCTCTGGGGTGACACGGCATGGCACCGCGAGCGGGTGCTGGACGAGGTGCTGGCCGGTCGAGTCGCCGGCGCAGCACGATAGGTGGGAGGTGCAAGGTATGTCGTCCCAGCAGCCCGGCATGGGCGAGAGCGGTTCCCAGCGCGTCGTTCGGAAGGTGGCGGAGCTGCGGGAGCTGGTGGGCCAGGAGATCGGCGTCGGCCCCTGGGTGGAGATCACGCAGGAGCGGGTCAACCAGTTCGCCGACGCGACCGGTGACCACCAGTACATCCACGTTGACCCAGAGCGCGCGAAACAGACCTTCTTCGGCGGGACCATCGCACACGGCTACCTGACACTCTCGCTCATCCCGTTCCTGTCCCAGGGGCGCGACGGGGTCAAGATCGATCTCGGCGGCAGGATGACGGTCAACTACGGCCTGAACCGCGTGCGCTTCCCGGCGCCGGTGCGGGTCGGCAAGCGGGTGCGGCTGCGCACGACGCTGCTCGCGGTCGAGGAGGTCGGCGAGCAAGCGGTGCAGATCACCCAGCGCCAGACCGTCGAGGTCGAGGGCGAAGAAAAGCCCGCCTGCGTCGCCGAGACGCTGAGCAGGATCTATTTCTGATGCGTCATGCGTCATGTGTCCCCCTCACCCCCAGCCCCTCTCGGACGGAGCCCACCAGGGGAGAGGGGAGAGACACGGAACACCGAACACGCAACACGGATGACGCATGACGCATGACGTACCACGCCCGGAGGGATGCCGATGCAGACGCCCGGTGTGCGGTCGGACCGCGGTTTCGACGAGCAACAGGACGATGCGGCCTTCGCGAGCGCGATGCGTGCGCTCCTGCACCCGAGGCGCATCGCGATCGTCGGCGCGTCGCCAAAGCGGGGTTTCGCCAACAACATCCAGCGGCGCCTGGTCGACTGCGGCTTCGAGGGCGAGGTCTACCCGGTCAACCCGAACTACGACGAGATCCTCGGGCTGCCGTGCTACCCGTCGCTGGAGGCGATCCCCGGCGGTGTCGACCTGGCGGTGGTGGTCGTCCCCAGCAGGCTGATCCCTGGCGTTTTGGAGTCGTGCGAGCGCGCAGGCGTCGGCGCGGTCAACATCATCACCAGCGGGTTCGCCGAGAAGCAGGAGGACGAGACCGGCCCCGAGCGGCAGCGAGCCATCCGCGACTTCGCGCGCCGGACCGGCATCCGTGTCGTCGGGCCGAACTGCCTCGGCAACATCAGCGTGCCCAACCGCATGGTGGCAAGCTCCGGTGCCTACCCACCGCTCAACCGCGGCCCGATTGCCCTTGCGCTCCAGAGTGGCCTGCTGGCGTATAGCCTGGTCCTGCCCGCGCACGACCGCGGCATCGGCTTCACCTACGTCGTGACGCTGGGCAATGAGGCCGACATCGACGTGGTCGACATGATCCGCTACTACCTCGACGACGAGGAGACGCGGGTCATCGGCTGCTTCGTCGAGCAGTTCCGGCGGCTTGAGCGGCTGCTGGAGATGGCGGAGCGCGCTGCGGACCTGGGCAAGCCGATCGTCGTGCTCAAGGTGGGGCGCTCGGAGGCCGGGCGGCGCGCTGCGCTGGCGCACACCGGGTCGCTGGTCGGCTCGGACGAGATCGTTGACGCCGTCATGCGGCAGCACGGCATCATTCGGGTCTACAGCCTCGATGAGATGATCGAGACGCTGGCGCTCTTCCATTCCCGGCGGCGGCCGGCGGGGCGTGGCGTCGGCATCGCGGTCGTCTCCGGCGGAGCGGCCGGCCTGATCGCCGACCTCGGCGCGGACATCGGCGTCGAGTTCCCATCGCTCGCGCCGGAGACCGTCGAAAAGATGAACGCGGTGATCCCGGAGTACGGCACGGTCGGCAATCCGCTCGACTACACCGGCCAGGCAGCTCAGCAGCCGGAGATCCTCGACGGGTGCCTGGCGGCGATGGCCGAGGACCCCAACATCCACGTCGTGGTCTACGGCCAGGCCTACCCGGCGCTGATCGACCTGGACCAGCCGACCGGGCAGGTGCTGAGTGCTTTGCCAGAGCGCTACCCCGACAAGGTCTTCGTCGTCCTGTCGCTCGTGGCGGGTGAACTCAAGCACCGGATGATCGACCAGGAGGCAGTGGAGCCGGTCCGGTCGATCGACGGCATCCCCTTCCTCCAGGGTGCCGAGAACGGCCTGCGTGCCATTGCCTCGCTCGTCCGCTATGCAGCGTTCCTCCGGGAGCGGGAGGCATCCGCGCGGGCCGATGCGCGTGACCCGGACGCCGCCGAGCGCGCCGAATGGGCGCGTGGCGTGGTGCGCGCGGCCGGTGGACGGGCGCTCGTCGAGCGAGAGGCGAAGGCGATCCTGGCGCGCTACGGCATCCCGGTCACGCGCGAGGTCTTGGCGACGACGCCGGACGAGGCGGTTGTCGCGGCGGAAGCGATCGGTTACCCGGTCGTGCTCAAGGTGGAGTCGCCGGACATCCTCCACAAGACCGAAGCCGGGGGCGTGTTGCTCGGGCTACAAGACGCCGACGCGGTCCGCGAGGGCTTCGCACGGGTCACGGCGGGCGCCCGCGCCTATGCTCCGTGGGCGGAGATCCGCGGCGTGCTGGTGCAGGAGATGGTCCCCGCTGGCGGCCACGAATTGATCCTGGGGATGACGCAGGATGCCGCGTTTGGCCCTGCGGTGGCAGTCGGACTCGGGGGTGTCTTCGTCGAGACACTGAAGGACGTGGCGCTCGCCGTCCCGCCGATCTCCAACCGAGACGCGCACGCCATGCTGTCGCGGTTGCGCGCGGCGCCGATCCTGACCGGACACGGCGCGCGGGGCCAGGGCGCGGCCGACCTGGACGCCGTGGCCGACATCCTCGTCCGCTTCTCCTCCCTCTGCCGGGACCTGCGGGACGACGTGGCCGAGATCGACATCAACCCGCTCGTGGCCTTCGGGCCGGGCAAGGGGGCACGGGTGGTCGACTGCCTGATCGTCCCCCGGCAAGACGCCTGACGGAGGCGCGATGCGGTTCGGTCGTCGAGTCGGGATCATCGGCGATGTGCACGGGGCGGATGTGCTGCTCACCCGTGCGCTGGACGCCTGCCGGGTGGCGGGGGTCGAGACGGTCGCGTTACTTGGCGATCTCTTCGACCGCCTGGATCAGGCCGACGCCGTGGTCCGGGCGCTCGATGGCTGGCACATCGTCGGCGTGCGCGGGAATCACGAGTCCGAGGCGCTGCTCGCGGCAACGAACGGACAGGTCCACATCCACCCCGCCACAGCCGCCTTGCTCCGCCGTCTGGAACACCGGGTCATCGTCGACGACGTGTGCCTGGTCCATGAGGAGGACGGTTGGGGCTGCCACGACCCCGTCGCCACCCTGTTCGGCGGCTCTGGTCGGCTGTCCACTCGCCGCTACCCTGCCTGGATCACCTTCGCCGGCCACACCCACGTCCGCCACGCCCGCGACGAGCGCGGCACGCTCGAGATCGGCCGCGGAAGCGTGGCGCTCGCGCCGCACCGCCGGTATCTGATCAATCCCGGGGCACTGGTTAATGGCCAGTTTGCCATCTGGGATCGGGAGGCGGGGGTGGTGAGATTTTGGGATTTGAAGGGGTGAAATGTCACGGCAGGCCCTCACCCCCGGCCCCTCTCCCAACCCTGGGAGAGGGGAGATGGAGGGAACGACGGCCACGGTTCGCTCGGCGAGTATGATGTTCCCCCTCTCCCAACTTTGGGAGAGGGGGTAGGGGGTGAGGGCTGACGCATGACAAAGGAGGCACCATGAACACACTCGACGGCAAAGTCGCGCTCGTCACCGGCGCGGGCCGTGGGATCGGCCGCGCGGTGGCGGAGTTGCTGGCGGCGGAAAGCGCCGCGGTCGTGGTGAACGACCTGGGCACGGCCCTCTCCGGCGAGGGGGCCGATGTCTCCGTGGCCCAGCAGGTGGTGGACGCCATCCGCGCCGCCGGTGGGCGGGCGGTGGCCAACACGGAGTCGGTCGCCGACTACGCCGCGGCGGGGCGGATGGTGGAGCAGGCGCTGGATGAGTTCGGCCGCCTCGACATTGTCGTGAACGTCGCCGGGATCCTGCGCGACCGGATGATCTTCAACATGACTGAGGAGGAGTGGGACGCCGTCATCGCCGTGCACCTGAACGGCACCTTCAACACGTCCCGCCATGCCTGCGCGCTCTTCCGTGAGCGGAAGACGGGCGGGCGGATCATCAACTTCTCGAGCGTGTCGGCCTGGGGCAGTCCCGGCCAGCCGAACTACGGGGCGGCCAAGTACGGCATCCTCGGCTTCACGGCGGTGCTGGCCAACAGCATGAGCCGGTACGGGGTAACCGCCAACGCCATCCTTCCGTACGCTGCCACGCGCATGATCGACTCGACGCCGCGTGGGCAGGAGTTTGCCCGCCAGCACGGCAAGCCGCCGAGCGAGATGGCGGCGGGGACGGAGGGCGACCCGGCGAACGTCGCGCCGATGGTGGCGTACCTCGCCAGCGACGCTGCGGCGGGCATCAACGGCCGCTTCTTCGGCGTGCGCGGGTACACGATCCAGCTCTACTCCTCCTGGGAGATCGCCGCGATCCTGGGCGCCGACCGCCGGTGGACGCCGCAGGAGCTGGCCGAACTCTTCCCCACCTATATCGACCCATTGCTGGAGGACGTGCCGACGGTGGAGGTGCCGGGCCAGGAGCGGCCGTTGCGCGGCACCGCTGCGCTCCAGCACGACCCGGCCGCCTGGGAGGAGTTCGCACCGGGCATCCAGCAGTGGGTGCGCGAGGGCTACTACGCGGCGAAGGCGGCTGCTCGGTCCTGACGTGGCCGGTACTCGCGTGGAAAGGACGTGGAGATGTATGTGCCGATGATTCGGCTGCTCTTCGACTACAGTGCCTGGGCTGATACTCGGGTCCTAAAGGCTGCCGAGGGGCTCACGCCGGATCAGTGGTTGGCACCGGGCAGTGCGGGGCGTGGTTCGATCCGGGACACGCTCGTCCACGCGATCGCGGCGCAGAGGCGCTGGATCTCCTGGCTCGACGGCTCCGTCCCGCCGCAGGAGGCGATGAGGCTCAACATCGATCCGGAGACGGTGCCCGACCTCGGGGCGCTGCGTGAGCGGTGGGAGCAGGTGCAGCAGCAGACGCGGGCCTTCCTCGAGCGGGCCACGGAAGAGCTCCTGGCCGAGGAGATCAGCTCGCCCACGCCGCGGGGTGGCGTCTGGACCGCACCTCGGTGGGAGATTCTGGTCCACGTGGCGAACCACAACACGCAACACCGCAGCGAGGTGGCAGCCATGTTGACCCAGTTCGGGCACTCGCCCGGCGACCTCGACGTCTTGTTCTACCTCTTCGAGCGTCGCCTGCCGGTGGGCGCGTAGGCGGCATGGGAGGTTTACGATGGGAATGCTCGACGGCAAGGTCGCGATCGTGACCGGCGCCGGCCGGGGGATCGGCCGGGGAATCGCCCGGCAGATGGCCGCCGAGGGTGCGGCGGTGGTGGTCAACGACCTCGGGACCGCGCTCTCCGGTGAGGGAGTGGACGTCTCTGTGGCGCAGCAGGTCGTCGATGAGATCCGCGCCGAGGGCGGGAGTGCCGTGGCCAACACCGACTCGGTTGCGGACTACCGGGCGGCCGAGGCGATGGTGCAGCAGGCGATCGACGCCTTCGGACGGCTGGACATCGTGGTCAACTGCGCCGGGATCCTGCGCGACCGGATGATCTTCAACATGACGCCCGAAGAGTGGCAGGCGGTGATCGACGTCCACCTCAAGGGGACGTTCAACCTGTGCAAGTGGGCGTCGGTGCGCTTCCGCGAGCAGAAGAGCGGGCGGCTGATCAACATGACGTCCAACTCGGCCTTCGGCGCGCCGGGGCAGCCGAACTACGCCGCTGCAAAGGCGGGCATCATCGGGCTGACGCTTTCCTGCGCCAACGGTCTCGCCCGCTACAACGTGACCGCCAACGCCGTGGTGCCGAGCGGTGCCACCCGGATGATCGACTCCATCCCCAGCGCCCGTGAGGCGGTGGCCCACACCGGGAAGCTGCCGAGCGAGCTGGCCGCCGGGACAGAGAAGGACCCCGATAACGTCGCGCCGCTGGTGACGTATCTGGCGAGCGACGCGGCCCAGCATATCAGCGGGCACCTCTTCGGCTCGTTCGGCTACAACGTGGTCCTCTTCTCCCAGCCGAAGATCATCAAGACACTGCGCGCGGACCACCGCTGGACCGTCGAGGAGCTGGCGCAGCACATCCCGCAGGCGTTCGGGTCCGACTTCCAGGAGGTGGTCAACGACCCGCGCGTGTCAGCCGCGATCGAGGCGATCCCGGAGGGCAAGTGGGTCGAGATCGGTCCCGGCCTGCGCTTCTACGGAACCAAGATCGAGCCGCACATGGAGTTTGTGTGGTGAGGTGTCAGGCGTCATCCGTCCCCCTCACCCCGCACGGAGCCGGCCCCGCTCGGACGGAGCCCACCAGGGGAGAGGGGAGCAGGACGGGTGATGTATGACGCATGACGTGGGAGGATGATTGACTGTGACCACGCTCTCGGGGAAAACCGCCATCGTGGGGGTGGCGGAGTCGGACCAGATCGGGAAGGTGCCGGACAAGCCGGCCATCGCCCTGCATGCCGAGGCGGCGCTAAACGCATTGGAGGAGGCCGGGCTGACCCTGCGCGACGTGGACGGCCTGCTGACGGCCGGGATCAGCCCGCTGGAGCTGGGTGAATACCTCGGCATCGAGCCGTCGTACACCGACGGAACGGCGGTCGGCGGGTCGTCGTTCGTCATCCACCTCGCGCACGCCGCCGCGGCCATCGTGACTGGCCGATGCTCGGTGGCGCTGATCACGCACGGGGAGAGCGGGCGCTCACGGGTCGGGATGCCGCCACGCGTCCCCGCCCCGGACTCGCTGCGCGGGCAGTTCGAGGATCCCTACGGCCTGCCGACACCGGTCGGTGCCTATGCGCTGGCGTGCTCGCGGCACATGGCGGAGTACGGGACGACCAAGGAGCAACTTGCCGAGATCGCAGTCGCGACGCGCAAGTGGGCCATGCTCAATCCCAAAGCGTACATGCGTGACCCGATCACGATCGAGGACGTACTGAACTCCCGCCCCATCGTCTGGCCGTTCAACCTGCTCGACTGCTGTCTGGTGACTGACGCGGGCGGGGCCTGCGTCGTGACCTCGATCGAGCGCGCGCGCGACCTGCGCCAACATCCGGTCGCGATCCTGGGTGTCGGGGAGAGCCACGATCACTCGATCATCTCCCAGATGCCGAGCCTCACGTCGTTCGCCGCGCGTCGCTCCGGGCAGGCCGCTTTCAAGATGGCCGGAGTGACGCACGACGATATCGACCTGGCGATGATCTACGACTCCTTCACCTACACGGTGCTCCTGTCGCTGGAAGACCTCGGATTCTGCGCGAAGGGTGAGGGGGGTGCGTTCGTCAGCGGCCAGCGCACCGCGCCGGGGGGTGACTTCCCGATGAACACCAACGGCGGTGGCCTGTCGTACACGCACCCAGGCATGTACGGGATGTTCGCCATCATCGAAGCCGTCCGCCAGCTCCGCCATGACTACGCGGATCAGGGCATCCGGCAGGTGCCGAACTGCGAGCTGGCGATCGTGCACGGGACCGGCGGCGTTCTCTCGTCGGCCGGGACTGCCATCCTGGGGAGGGTTTGACCGTGAGTACCCCGAGCAAGCCGCTACCTGTCGCCGACCCGGTGACGGCGCCGTTCTGGGAGAGCGTCCGCGCGCACGCGATGCAGATCCAGCAGTGTGACGCCTGCGAGCGCTTCGTCTTCTACCCGCGCGTCGTGTGTCCCCACTGCGGGTCGCGCACGCTCACCTGGAAGCCGGTCGCGGGGACCGGTGTGGTCCACGCCTTCGCGATCGTACACCGGCACCCCAACCCGGCTTTCGCCGCCGAAATCCCGTACGTGGTGGCGCTGGTCGAACTGGACGAGGGTGTGCGGATGATGACCAACCTCGTCGACGTACCGCCCGACCCGGAGGTAGTGCGGGTCGGGATGCCGGTCGAGGTGGTCTACGACGACGTGACCGAGGAGGTGACGCTCCCGAAGTTCCGGCCGCGGAGCGGATAGGGGGGCGTCGTTCCTACCCGACGGGAATGGTGAACCGAGCCTCGCGCTCGATGCCGCCGCCGGCGTTGAGCGTGGTGATGAGCGTCCAGGAGCCGGGTTGATCGAACTCGATGACCGCCGTCAGCCCGGCCTCCGGCTCGTTCCCATCCGGTAACGGTGAGGCGGGTACAGCCTGCAGGGACGTGCCGTCCGGGCGCACCGGTGTGAAGCGCACGTCGTTCATCGGCACGGGCGTGCCGATGGTGCTGGTGAGCTGGACCGTGACGCGGGTGCGCCCCTGCTCCACGGGGTGCGGATCGGTCCAGAGGTTGATCAGGTACTCTTGCTGGCCGGCCATGCCGGGGAGGGTGACGCGCTGCTGGTAGGCCGGGTCGTTGGCGTGACCCAGGCTCATCCAGGCGACCCCGACGGCAAACACCAGCACAGCCGCGGCGACGATCATCAGCGTGACGCGACCGCGGCCCGATGCGGGCCGGTTCGACACCGTGGCTCCTCCTCAGTCCCGGGCGGGCCCCCGCCCGCCCCGCGGCCCTAATGATACGACACGGCTTCACCACGCTGTCGGGCGGGGACCGGGCGGTGGTGGAATGAGCCCCCGCGGTGGCGCATACCCGGGGTAATGGAGTTTGACGAATTCTTGTGGTGTGCCCACTAGCCACCCGCTCCCGCGCGGGTGTCATCCTGAGCGCAGCGAAGGATCGCGCGTCGGACTGGGCACGCACCGGGGAGATCCCTCGCTTCACCGGGGACGGCTCTCGCCGCCCCGGCTCCGCTCAGAATGACAACAGAAGGGCAGCTCCGGTGTAGCACAGGAATTCGTCAATCTTCATTACCCCCGGACCGCGGTCGCGGCCACGATCGCCCGCGGCCGGCACCCGCCACGGCACAACGATCCTTGCACTACCCATCCCGGATAGTGACGAGACTGAGCACACGCCTGCGCTTCAGCACGTGAGAGTGGGATCCAGCGGAAGGGTGCTCGACTCTACGTTGGATTCCAACCGATGCGCGAGTGGCCGGGGCGTTTCGCCCCGGCCACCGCAGTT is a genomic window of Sphaerobacter thermophilus DSM 20745 containing:
- a CDS encoding acyl-CoA dehydrogenase family protein encodes the protein MDFEFSQDQVMLRDLAREFLRERCTSAHVRAMMDDPAGYDRAMYRQLGEMSLLGLAIPERFGGSGLGMVEQAIVLEEMGRVAYPGPFVPSVVLAATAIQASGDEAAMARYLPGLASGELTMSFALLEDEIGWGPEVVAMRAVPDGDGFVLSGEKRFVPFGQAVDIVVVVARTGDAPGEVSLFAVPRDAEGLTVQPYKMFDLNAKECALRFDNVRVPSDALIGTLNGGAGPLNAVVQRAAVAACAEMLGCARTSLEMSVEYAKVRKQFGQPIGSFQAIKHKCAEMLEATENAHSATYYAAWALDANAPDARLAVSVAKSFVNEAARKVCGDAIQVHGGIGFTWEYDLHFYFKRAKYLEPLWGDTAWHRERVLDEVLAGRVAGAAR
- a CDS encoding MaoC family dehydratase → MSSQQPGMGESGSQRVVRKVAELRELVGQEIGVGPWVEITQERVNQFADATGDHQYIHVDPERAKQTFFGGTIAHGYLTLSLIPFLSQGRDGVKIDLGGRMTVNYGLNRVRFPAPVRVGKRVRLRTTLLAVEEVGEQAVQITQRQTVEVEGEEKPACVAETLSRIYF
- a CDS encoding acetate--CoA ligase family protein, which translates into the protein MQTPGVRSDRGFDEQQDDAAFASAMRALLHPRRIAIVGASPKRGFANNIQRRLVDCGFEGEVYPVNPNYDEILGLPCYPSLEAIPGGVDLAVVVVPSRLIPGVLESCERAGVGAVNIITSGFAEKQEDETGPERQRAIRDFARRTGIRVVGPNCLGNISVPNRMVASSGAYPPLNRGPIALALQSGLLAYSLVLPAHDRGIGFTYVVTLGNEADIDVVDMIRYYLDDEETRVIGCFVEQFRRLERLLEMAERAADLGKPIVVLKVGRSEAGRRAALAHTGSLVGSDEIVDAVMRQHGIIRVYSLDEMIETLALFHSRRRPAGRGVGIAVVSGGAAGLIADLGADIGVEFPSLAPETVEKMNAVIPEYGTVGNPLDYTGQAAQQPEILDGCLAAMAEDPNIHVVVYGQAYPALIDLDQPTGQVLSALPERYPDKVFVVLSLVAGELKHRMIDQEAVEPVRSIDGIPFLQGAENGLRAIASLVRYAAFLREREASARADARDPDAAERAEWARGVVRAAGGRALVEREAKAILARYGIPVTREVLATTPDEAVVAAEAIGYPVVLKVESPDILHKTEAGGVLLGLQDADAVREGFARVTAGARAYAPWAEIRGVLVQEMVPAGGHELILGMTQDAAFGPAVAVGLGGVFVETLKDVALAVPPISNRDAHAMLSRLRAAPILTGHGARGQGAADLDAVADILVRFSSLCRDLRDDVAEIDINPLVAFGPGKGARVVDCLIVPRQDA
- a CDS encoding metallophosphoesterase family protein, translating into MRFGRRVGIIGDVHGADVLLTRALDACRVAGVETVALLGDLFDRLDQADAVVRALDGWHIVGVRGNHESEALLAATNGQVHIHPATAALLRRLEHRVIVDDVCLVHEEDGWGCHDPVATLFGGSGRLSTRRYPAWITFAGHTHVRHARDERGTLEIGRGSVALAPHRRYLINPGALVNGQFAIWDREAGVVRFWDLKG
- a CDS encoding SDR family NAD(P)-dependent oxidoreductase, coding for MNTLDGKVALVTGAGRGIGRAVAELLAAESAAVVVNDLGTALSGEGADVSVAQQVVDAIRAAGGRAVANTESVADYAAAGRMVEQALDEFGRLDIVVNVAGILRDRMIFNMTEEEWDAVIAVHLNGTFNTSRHACALFRERKTGGRIINFSSVSAWGSPGQPNYGAAKYGILGFTAVLANSMSRYGVTANAILPYAATRMIDSTPRGQEFARQHGKPPSEMAAGTEGDPANVAPMVAYLASDAAAGINGRFFGVRGYTIQLYSSWEIAAILGADRRWTPQELAELFPTYIDPLLEDVPTVEVPGQERPLRGTAALQHDPAAWEEFAPGIQQWVREGYYAAKAAARS
- a CDS encoding DinB family protein; its protein translation is MYVPMIRLLFDYSAWADTRVLKAAEGLTPDQWLAPGSAGRGSIRDTLVHAIAAQRRWISWLDGSVPPQEAMRLNIDPETVPDLGALRERWEQVQQQTRAFLERATEELLAEEISSPTPRGGVWTAPRWEILVHVANHNTQHRSEVAAMLTQFGHSPGDLDVLFYLFERRLPVGA
- a CDS encoding SDR family NAD(P)-dependent oxidoreductase, with amino-acid sequence MGMLDGKVAIVTGAGRGIGRGIARQMAAEGAAVVVNDLGTALSGEGVDVSVAQQVVDEIRAEGGSAVANTDSVADYRAAEAMVQQAIDAFGRLDIVVNCAGILRDRMIFNMTPEEWQAVIDVHLKGTFNLCKWASVRFREQKSGRLINMTSNSAFGAPGQPNYAAAKAGIIGLTLSCANGLARYNVTANAVVPSGATRMIDSIPSAREAVAHTGKLPSELAAGTEKDPDNVAPLVTYLASDAAQHISGHLFGSFGYNVVLFSQPKIIKTLRADHRWTVEELAQHIPQAFGSDFQEVVNDPRVSAAIEAIPEGKWVEIGPGLRFYGTKIEPHMEFVW
- a CDS encoding acetyl-CoA acetyltransferase, with product MTTLSGKTAIVGVAESDQIGKVPDKPAIALHAEAALNALEEAGLTLRDVDGLLTAGISPLELGEYLGIEPSYTDGTAVGGSSFVIHLAHAAAAIVTGRCSVALITHGESGRSRVGMPPRVPAPDSLRGQFEDPYGLPTPVGAYALACSRHMAEYGTTKEQLAEIAVATRKWAMLNPKAYMRDPITIEDVLNSRPIVWPFNLLDCCLVTDAGGACVVTSIERARDLRQHPVAILGVGESHDHSIISQMPSLTSFAARRSGQAAFKMAGVTHDDIDLAMIYDSFTYTVLLSLEDLGFCAKGEGGAFVSGQRTAPGGDFPMNTNGGGLSYTHPGMYGMFAIIEAVRQLRHDYADQGIRQVPNCELAIVHGTGGVLSSAGTAILGRV
- a CDS encoding Zn-ribbon domain-containing OB-fold protein, producing the protein MSTPSKPLPVADPVTAPFWESVRAHAMQIQQCDACERFVFYPRVVCPHCGSRTLTWKPVAGTGVVHAFAIVHRHPNPAFAAEIPYVVALVELDEGVRMMTNLVDVPPDPEVVRVGMPVEVVYDDVTEEVTLPKFRPRSG